The following proteins are co-located in the Frigidibacter mobilis genome:
- a CDS encoding Lrp/AsnC family transcriptional regulator encodes MRCVFVQFRCQPGKTYEVADAIYAREVVSELYSTSGDYDLIAKVYIPEEADVGHWLTGALFDIPGISRTLTTMTFKAF; translated from the coding sequence ATGCGCTGTGTTTTCGTCCAGTTCCGCTGCCAGCCCGGCAAGACCTATGAGGTTGCCGATGCGATCTATGCCCGCGAGGTGGTGAGCGAGCTTTACTCCACCTCGGGCGACTATGACCTGATCGCCAAGGTCTATATCCCCGAGGAGGCGGATGTCGGCCATTGGCTGACCGGCGCGCTGTTCGACATTCCGGGGATCAGCCGGACGCTGACGACGATGACGTTCAAGGCGTTTTGA
- a CDS encoding ATP-grasp fold amidoligase family protein: protein MKGEWREFLRDNFRDLAEGALASRDRRRGLPWLQKEFLRRTTRELHLQDPVTMDEKIQWRKVNVRDPLFPAMCDKLRMRDLVRDRLGNDEASELLPRLLGHSDRPTADWLAGFGDGIAIKANHGSGWNAFVQKGETPDWEQLARTARRWMRRRYGLQKQEWAYWSIPRRVLVENLLCGPDGTFPMDFKFEVFDGKVRCIQVECNNGEINLARFLPDWTNLPIPENPYRSRADMDPPAELPRMMAVAERMAAGMDYLRVDFLKSQDHLVLNELTLYRVSGFAKPSPPEMSDWLGALWRNPAWPDRSDEADRWLASILAHKDKPAHDQ, encoded by the coding sequence ATGAAGGGCGAGTGGCGAGAGTTTCTGCGAGACAATTTCAGGGACCTGGCCGAGGGTGCCCTGGCAAGCCGGGACCGCCGCCGCGGCCTGCCCTGGCTGCAGAAGGAATTCCTGCGCCGGACCACCCGCGAGCTGCATCTGCAAGACCCGGTGACGATGGACGAAAAGATCCAGTGGCGGAAGGTGAATGTCCGCGACCCGCTGTTCCCGGCAATGTGCGACAAGCTGCGGATGCGCGATCTGGTCCGCGACCGCCTGGGCAATGACGAGGCGAGCGAGCTCTTGCCCCGCCTGCTGGGCCATAGCGACCGCCCGACGGCGGACTGGCTGGCGGGATTCGGCGACGGGATCGCGATCAAGGCCAACCACGGCTCGGGGTGGAACGCCTTTGTCCAGAAGGGAGAGACCCCGGATTGGGAACAGTTGGCACGCACGGCGCGGCGCTGGATGCGCCGGCGCTATGGCCTGCAGAAGCAGGAATGGGCCTATTGGTCGATCCCGCGCCGCGTTCTGGTCGAGAACCTGCTCTGCGGGCCGGATGGAACCTTTCCGATGGATTTCAAGTTCGAGGTGTTCGACGGCAAGGTCCGCTGCATCCAGGTCGAGTGCAACAATGGCGAAATCAACCTCGCCAGGTTCCTGCCGGACTGGACCAATCTTCCGATCCCCGAGAACCCCTACCGCTCCCGGGCTGACATGGACCCACCGGCAGAGTTGCCGCGAATGATGGCCGTGGCGGAACGGATGGCAGCGGGGATGGACTATCTGCGTGTCGACTTCCTGAAAAGCCAGGACCATCTGGTCCTGAACGAGCTGACGCTCTACCGCGTATCCGGTTTTGCCAAGCCAAGCCCGCCGGAAATGTCGGACTGGCTGGGGGCGCTGTGGCGAAACCCGGCATGGCCCGACCGCAGCGACGAAGCAGACCGCTGGCTCGCTTCGATTCTGGCCCACAAGGACAAGCCCGCGCATGACCAATAG
- a CDS encoding lipid A-modifier LpxR family protein: protein MSRSPKALCSAVTRMAVCGALLSGPLAAQERMTLGIGRMFTNDYMGDGKDRWRTGSYQISVLRGPIWEGSLPARPGSLLEYRLRSEIIAPSELSTPPAGDRRYAGVVSFGLHSHFALGAAEASAGLDLVALGPQTGVGEVHDWLHEQVSAPSVRVVEDEIGNRLVPTLSGELGRSFALGSHAELRPFAEARLGDETLVRIGADLSFGRIEHGALWSRDTVSGHRYVTISGTSEPGASFVLGGDAAYVADSVYLNGGSNDPEPEDSRLRLRAGMQIRSERMGLFYGATWLSEEFEGQPEGQVLGSLRFRMNF from the coding sequence ATGAGCAGGTCCCCCAAGGCGCTTTGCAGCGCAGTGACGCGCATGGCGGTGTGCGGCGCGCTTCTCTCGGGGCCGCTGGCGGCGCAGGAGCGGATGACGCTCGGCATCGGCCGGATGTTCACCAACGACTACATGGGCGATGGCAAGGATCGCTGGCGCACCGGCAGCTACCAGATCAGCGTGTTGCGCGGCCCGATCTGGGAGGGCAGCCTGCCGGCGCGCCCAGGCAGCCTGCTGGAATACCGCCTGCGGTCGGAGATCATCGCGCCCTCGGAACTCTCCACCCCGCCTGCCGGCGACCGGCGCTATGCGGGCGTGGTCTCGTTCGGGCTGCACAGCCATTTCGCGCTTGGCGCCGCCGAGGCGAGCGCCGGGCTCGACCTGGTGGCGCTTGGGCCGCAGACCGGGGTCGGCGAGGTGCATGACTGGCTGCACGAGCAGGTCTCGGCGCCCTCGGTCCGTGTGGTCGAGGACGAGATCGGCAACCGCCTCGTGCCGACGCTCTCGGGCGAGTTGGGCAGGAGCTTTGCCCTTGGCAGCCATGCCGAGTTGCGGCCCTTCGCCGAGGCGCGGCTGGGGGATGAAACGCTGGTGCGGATCGGCGCCGACCTCAGCTTTGGCCGGATCGAGCACGGGGCGCTGTGGTCGCGCGATACGGTCAGCGGGCATCGCTATGTGACGATCTCTGGCACCTCCGAGCCGGGGGCGAGTTTCGTGCTGGGGGGCGATGCTGCCTATGTGGCGGATAGCGTCTATCTGAACGGCGGCAGCAATGACCCCGAGCCCGAGGACAGCCGGCTGCGGCTGCGCGCCGGGATGCAGATCCGCAGTGAACGGATGGGCCTGTTCTACGGCGCGACCTGGCTGTCGGAGGAATTCGAGGGCCAGCCCGAGGGGCAGGTCCTGGGATCGCTGCGCTTTCGCATGAACTTTTGA
- a CDS encoding nitroreductase family protein, producing the protein MLTEKLNWRYATKKMDPARAVPQDKVDRILEAVQLAPTSSGLQPFEVTVVTNPEVKARLRAAAFDQAQITDGSHVLVFAAWDNYTAERIDAVVTEMGRQRGGVTEVMTAYYDRLKAMYLPRSAEENYQHAARQAYIAFGMALAAAAFEAVDATPMEGFDPAQVDEILGLRARGLRSVTLLPLGYRAEEGDWLAGLKKVRKPMQDLVTEIA; encoded by the coding sequence ATGCTGACCGAGAAGCTGAACTGGCGCTATGCCACCAAGAAGATGGACCCGGCCCGCGCCGTGCCGCAGGACAAGGTAGACCGCATCCTGGAGGCGGTGCAACTGGCCCCCACCTCCAGCGGGCTGCAGCCCTTCGAGGTGACCGTGGTCACCAATCCCGAGGTGAAGGCCCGCCTGCGGGCCGCGGCCTTCGATCAGGCGCAGATCACCGATGGCAGCCATGTGCTGGTCTTCGCCGCCTGGGACAACTACACCGCCGAGCGGATCGACGCCGTCGTGACCGAGATGGGCCGTCAGCGCGGCGGCGTGACCGAGGTGATGACCGCCTATTACGACCGGCTTAAGGCGATGTATCTGCCGCGCAGCGCCGAAGAGAATTACCAGCACGCCGCCCGCCAGGCCTATATCGCCTTCGGCATGGCGCTGGCCGCGGCGGCCTTCGAGGCGGTGGACGCGACGCCGATGGAAGGCTTCGATCCGGCCCAGGTCGACGAGATCCTGGGGCTGCGCGCCCGCGGGCTGCGCTCGGTGACGCTGCTGCCCCTGGGCTACCGCGCCGAAGAGGGCGACTGGCTTGCAGGGCTGAAGAAGGTGCGCAAGCCGATGCAGGACCTCGTCACCGAGATCGCCTGA
- the ccrA gene encoding crotonyl-CoA carboxylase/reductase, which yields MALDTQTEIAPYDAPEKDLYEIGEMPPLGHVPKQMYAWAIRRERHGEPDKSMLVEVVDTPEIDSHEVLVLVMAAGVNYNGIWAGLGIPISPFDGHKAPYHIAGSDASGIVWKVGDKVKRWKVGDEVVIHCNQDDGDDEECNGGDPMFSPSQRIWGYETPDGSFAQFTRVQAQQLMHRPRHLTWEESACYTLTLATAYRMLFGHRPHILKPGDNVLVWGASGGLGSYAIQLINAAGANAIGVISEEDKREFVMGLGAKGVINRKDFSCWGQMPKVGTPEYAAWFKEARKFGAAIWEITGKGNNVDMVFEHPGEATFPVSVFVVKRGGMVVICAGTTGFNLTFDVRYLWMHQKRVQGSHFANLKQAAAANKLMLERRLDPCMSEVFPWEEIPAAHLKMLRNQHKPGNMAVLVQSPRAGLRTFEDALEAGRPA from the coding sequence ATGGCTCTTGATACCCAGACCGAGATTGCGCCCTATGACGCGCCCGAGAAGGACCTTTACGAGATCGGCGAGATGCCGCCCCTCGGCCATGTCCCCAAGCAGATGTATGCCTGGGCGATCCGGCGCGAGCGGCATGGCGAGCCCGACAAGTCGATGCTGGTCGAGGTGGTCGACACGCCCGAGATCGACAGCCACGAGGTGCTGGTGCTGGTGATGGCGGCGGGCGTCAATTACAACGGGATCTGGGCCGGGCTCGGCATTCCGATCAGCCCGTTCGACGGCCACAAGGCGCCCTACCACATTGCCGGCTCCGACGCCTCGGGCATCGTGTGGAAGGTCGGCGACAAGGTGAAGCGCTGGAAGGTGGGCGACGAGGTCGTCATCCACTGCAACCAGGACGATGGCGACGACGAGGAATGCAACGGCGGCGACCCGATGTTCTCGCCCAGCCAGCGGATCTGGGGCTACGAGACGCCCGATGGCAGTTTCGCGCAGTTCACCCGTGTGCAGGCGCAGCAACTGATGCACCGCCCGCGGCACCTGACCTGGGAGGAGAGCGCCTGCTATACGCTGACGCTGGCCACCGCCTACCGGATGCTGTTCGGCCACCGCCCGCATATCCTCAAGCCCGGCGACAATGTGCTGGTCTGGGGCGCCTCGGGCGGGCTCGGCAGCTATGCGATACAGCTCATCAATGCGGCGGGGGCGAATGCGATCGGCGTGATCTCGGAAGAGGACAAGCGCGAGTTCGTGATGGGCCTTGGCGCCAAGGGCGTCATCAACCGCAAGGATTTCAGCTGCTGGGGCCAGATGCCCAAGGTCGGCACGCCGGAATATGCCGCCTGGTTCAAGGAGGCGCGCAAGTTCGGGGCGGCGATCTGGGAGATCACCGGCAAGGGCAACAATGTCGACATGGTGTTCGAGCATCCGGGCGAGGCGACCTTCCCGGTCTCGGTCTTCGTGGTCAAGCGCGGGGGGATGGTGGTGATCTGTGCCGGCACCACCGGCTTCAACCTGACCTTCGACGTGCGCTACCTCTGGATGCACCAGAAGCGGGTGCAGGGCAGCCATTTCGCCAACCTCAAGCAGGCGGCGGCGGCGAACAAGCTGATGCTGGAGCGGCGGCTGGACCCCTGCATGTCGGAAGTCTTCCCCTGGGAGGAGATCCCGGCCGCCCACCTGAAGATGCTGCGCAACCAGCACAAGCCGGGGAACATGGCGGTGCTGGTGCAGAGCCCGCGCGCCGGGCTGCGGACCTTCGAGGACGCGCTGGAGGCGGGGCGGCCGGCGTAG
- the aroA gene encoding 3-phosphoshikimate 1-carboxyvinyltransferase, producing MSGHAAPIPMTARRSGPLTGTAEVPGDKSISHRALILGALSVGQTVVTGLLEGQDVLDTASAMRAFGAEVERQGAGHWTVQGVGVGGFAEPVDIIDCGNSGTGVRLIMGCMATSPITVTFTGDASLRKRPMARVTDPLSLFGTRAYGRSGGRLPMTVVGAADPVPVRYKTPVPSAQVKSAVLLAGLNAPGETVVIETEPTRDHSERMLKGFGADLHVEDTNEGRVITLIGQPELRAQTVAVPRDPSSAAFPVCAALIVENSDILVPGVSQNLTRNGLYTTLVEMGADIEFGNPREEGGEPVADLRVRFSALTGIEVPAGRAASMIDEFPVLAVVAANAEGTTIMRGVKELRVKESDRIDAMARGLEACGVRIEEDEDTLIVHGMGPGGVPGGATCATHIDHRIAMSFLVLGLASRQPVSVDDGSPIATSFPAFEGLMAALGADITRGS from the coding sequence ATGTCCGGCCACGCCGCCCCGATCCCGATGACCGCCCGCAGATCCGGCCCGCTGACCGGCACTGCCGAGGTGCCGGGCGACAAGTCGATCAGCCACAGGGCCTTGATCTTAGGGGCTTTGTCGGTGGGGCAGACGGTGGTGACCGGGCTGCTGGAGGGGCAGGACGTGCTCGACACCGCCAGCGCCATGCGTGCCTTCGGCGCCGAGGTGGAGCGGCAGGGCGCCGGGCATTGGACAGTGCAGGGTGTCGGGGTGGGCGGCTTCGCGGAACCCGTTGATATCATTGACTGCGGCAACTCCGGCACCGGCGTGCGGCTGATAATGGGCTGCATGGCGACCTCGCCGATCACCGTGACCTTCACCGGCGACGCCTCCCTGCGCAAGCGCCCGATGGCGCGGGTGACGGACCCGCTTTCGCTTTTCGGTACAAGGGCTTACGGGCGCTCTGGCGGCCGGCTGCCGATGACGGTGGTTGGCGCTGCGGACCCTGTGCCGGTGCGCTACAAGACGCCCGTGCCCTCGGCGCAGGTGAAATCGGCGGTGCTGCTGGCGGGGCTGAACGCGCCGGGCGAAACGGTGGTGATCGAGACGGAGCCCACCCGCGACCATTCTGAAAGGATGCTCAAGGGCTTCGGGGCCGATCTTCATGTAGAGGATACCAATGAGGGCCGGGTCATCACCCTGATCGGCCAGCCCGAATTGCGGGCGCAGACGGTGGCGGTGCCGCGTGATCCGTCCTCGGCGGCCTTCCCGGTCTGCGCGGCGCTGATCGTGGAGAATTCCGACATTCTTGTGCCCGGTGTCAGCCAGAACCTGACCCGGAATGGTCTTTATACGACATTGGTGGAGATGGGCGCCGATATCGAGTTCGGCAATCCGCGCGAAGAGGGCGGCGAGCCGGTGGCCGATCTGCGGGTGCGGTTCTCGGCCCTGACAGGGATCGAGGTTCCGGCCGGGCGCGCCGCCAGCATGATCGACGAGTTTCCGGTGCTGGCCGTGGTCGCGGCAAATGCCGAGGGCACCACGATCATGCGCGGGGTCAAGGAGTTGCGCGTCAAGGAAAGCGACCGCATCGACGCGATGGCGCGCGGGCTGGAGGCCTGCGGCGTGCGCATCGAGGAGGATGAGGACACGCTGATCGTGCATGGCATGGGCCCCGGCGGCGTACCGGGCGGCGCGACCTGCGCCACCCATATCGACCACCGCATCGCCATGAGCTTCCTGGTGCTGGGGCTGGCCAGCCGCCAGCCCGTGAGCGTCGATGACGGCTCGCCGATCGCCACCTCCTTCCCGGCCTTCGAAGGGCTGATGGCCGCGCTCGGCGCCGATATCACGCGCGGAAGCTGA
- a CDS encoding ATP-dependent DNA helicase, with protein sequence MSVPTLTFSPDQAEAWDRLAEALEGAGVDILGGSADRVEEGAPRSIMAVVGKAGSGKTMLLAELTRALGEAGVDIISGDYEGKRRKERRTLAILAPTNKAASVLRGRGVPATTIHRILYTPVYDPEYERIAEWLANGGERPVVEGMSETALDRAKAFFEQVKSVPGALAAAGLRGSDFILGWKRREDPLDIGLIDECSMLDDRQFEDLKEIFPTLVMFGDPAQLAPVNQSGAMAFDRLPEGQRLELHRIHRQEGDNPILDLAHALADESLTFERFERMVEEAARRDPRVVWAERVESDLMARSPVLVWRNQTRIRLIQAFRGAFGAPLDALLPGEPLICDGIELPLKHRKKRIDLEARGLIKGAQVIYLGPGKKPGFSRIHVIGAEEPQVSAASIIKIELPGEEEPFIPYAARMGAAFLHGAAVTIHKAQGSQWENVQVFAPDLYAAYRAGRSEAGIPLWKRLAYVAITRAEKRLLWVVRNRLSRPAAGLTVDDLPQNAAPLALLREAE encoded by the coding sequence ATGAGCGTGCCCACCCTTACCTTCTCTCCCGATCAGGCCGAGGCCTGGGACCGTCTGGCCGAGGCGCTGGAGGGGGCGGGGGTCGATATCCTGGGCGGCAGCGCCGACCGGGTGGAGGAGGGCGCGCCGCGCAGCATCATGGCGGTGGTGGGCAAGGCCGGGTCGGGCAAGACCATGCTGCTGGCAGAGCTGACCCGCGCGCTGGGCGAGGCGGGCGTCGACATCATCTCGGGCGATTACGAGGGCAAGCGGCGCAAGGAGCGCCGCACGCTGGCGATTCTGGCGCCGACCAACAAGGCCGCGAGCGTGTTGCGGGGCCGCGGCGTGCCGGCGACGACGATCCACCGTATCCTCTATACCCCTGTCTATGACCCGGAATACGAGCGCATTGCCGAATGGCTGGCCAATGGCGGCGAGAGGCCCGTGGTCGAGGGGATGTCCGAGACCGCGCTCGACCGGGCGAAGGCGTTCTTCGAGCAGGTGAAATCGGTGCCGGGGGCGCTGGCCGCCGCGGGCCTGCGCGGCTCGGATTTCATCCTGGGCTGGAAGCGGCGCGAGGACCCCTTGGATATCGGGCTGATCGACGAATGCTCGATGCTCGACGACCGGCAGTTCGAGGACCTGAAGGAGATCTTCCCGACGCTGGTGATGTTCGGCGACCCGGCGCAGCTGGCGCCGGTGAACCAGTCGGGCGCGATGGCCTTTGACCGGCTGCCCGAGGGCCAGCGGCTGGAGTTGCACCGCATCCACCGGCAGGAGGGCGACAACCCGATCCTGGACCTGGCCCATGCGCTGGCCGATGAGAGCCTGACCTTCGAGCGCTTCGAGCGGATGGTGGAGGAGGCCGCGCGGCGCGACCCGCGCGTGGTCTGGGCCGAGCGGGTGGAGAGCGACCTGATGGCGCGCTCGCCGGTGCTGGTCTGGCGCAACCAGACGCGGATCCGGCTGATCCAGGCGTTTCGGGGGGCCTTCGGGGCGCCGCTGGATGCGCTGCTGCCGGGCGAGCCGCTGATCTGCGACGGGATCGAACTGCCGCTGAAGCACCGCAAGAAGCGCATCGACCTGGAGGCGCGGGGCCTTATCAAGGGCGCGCAGGTGATCTATCTGGGCCCCGGCAAGAAGCCGGGGTTCAGCCGTATCCATGTGATCGGGGCCGAGGAGCCGCAGGTTTCCGCCGCGTCGATCATCAAGATCGAGCTGCCGGGCGAGGAGGAGCCGTTCATCCCCTATGCGGCGCGGATGGGGGCGGCCTTCCTGCACGGGGCGGCGGTGACGATCCACAAGGCGCAGGGCTCGCAATGGGAGAACGTGCAGGTGTTTGCGCCCGATCTTTACGCCGCCTATCGGGCCGGGCGGTCCGAGGCGGGCATTCCGCTGTGGAAGCGGCTGGCCTATGTGGCGATCACCCGGGCGGAAAAGCGGCTGCTCTGGGTGGTGCGCAACCGGCTGTCGCGCCCCGCGGCGGGGCTGACGGTGGACGACCTGCCGCAGAACGCGGCGCCGCTGGCGTTGTTGCGGGAGGCGGAGTAG
- a CDS encoding protein meaA has product MTDTATPRDKPWLFRTYAGHSTAAKSNALYRANLARGQTGLSVAFDLPTQTGYDSDHELARGEVGKVGVPVAHLGDMRALFADIPLDQMNTSMTINATAPWLLSLYIAVAEEQGADVAALQGTVQNDLVKEYLSRGTYICPPKPSLAMITDVAAYTAVHLPKWNPMNVCSYHLQEAGATPEQELAFALATAVAVLDDLKGKVPEAEFPAMVGRISFFVNAGIRFVTELCKMRAFTELWDEICLQRYGIEDEKFRRFRYGVQVNSLGLTEQQPENNVYRILLEMLAVTLSKNARARAVQLPAWNEALGLPRPWDQQWSLRMQQILAYETDLLEYGDLFDGNPVIAARVEALKDGARSELATLDAMGGAIAAIDYMKARLVESNATRLGRVETGETIVVGVNRWQQAEPSPLLGSDGGIMTVDPAVEQDQIARLAEWRRGRDGAAVAAALADLREAASAGRNIMPASVAAAKAGATTGEWAGVMRQVHGEYRGPTGVSRSPSNRTEGLEPIREAVDAVSSKLGRRLTFLVGKPGLDGHSNGAEQIAFRARDCGMEISYDGIRLTPSQIVEAAAERQAHVVGLSILSGSHLPLIAEVLERMAEAGLGHVPLVVGGIIPDEDAAALLAQGVARVYTPKDFELNRIMMDIVALAEPAAAAA; this is encoded by the coding sequence ATGACCGACACCGCCACCCCCCGCGACAAGCCCTGGCTGTTCCGCACCTATGCCGGCCATTCCACCGCCGCCAAGTCCAACGCGCTCTACCGCGCCAACCTGGCCCGCGGCCAGACCGGGCTCTCGGTCGCCTTCGACCTGCCCACCCAGACCGGCTATGACAGCGATCACGAACTGGCGCGCGGCGAGGTCGGCAAGGTCGGGGTTCCCGTCGCCCACCTGGGCGACATGCGGGCGCTCTTCGCCGATATCCCGCTCGACCAGATGAACACCTCGATGACGATCAACGCCACCGCACCCTGGCTGCTCTCGCTCTACATCGCGGTGGCCGAGGAGCAGGGGGCCGATGTCGCCGCCCTGCAGGGCACCGTGCAGAACGATCTGGTCAAGGAATATCTCAGCCGCGGCACCTATATCTGCCCGCCGAAACCCAGCCTGGCGATGATTACCGATGTCGCGGCCTATACCGCCGTGCACCTGCCCAAATGGAACCCGATGAACGTGTGTTCCTACCACCTGCAGGAGGCGGGGGCGACGCCGGAGCAGGAGCTTGCCTTCGCGCTGGCCACCGCCGTTGCGGTGCTCGATGACCTGAAGGGCAAGGTGCCCGAGGCCGAATTCCCCGCAATGGTCGGCCGCATCAGCTTTTTCGTCAATGCCGGCATCCGCTTCGTCACCGAGCTGTGCAAGATGCGCGCCTTCACCGAGCTCTGGGACGAGATCTGCCTGCAGCGCTACGGCATCGAGGACGAGAAGTTCCGCCGTTTCCGCTATGGCGTGCAGGTCAACAGCCTCGGCCTGACCGAGCAGCAGCCCGAAAACAACGTCTACCGCATCCTGCTGGAGATGCTGGCGGTGACACTGTCCAAGAACGCCCGCGCCCGCGCCGTGCAGCTTCCCGCCTGGAACGAAGCGCTTGGCCTGCCCCGCCCCTGGGACCAGCAATGGTCGCTCAGGATGCAGCAGATCCTGGCCTATGAAACCGACCTGCTGGAATATGGCGACCTCTTCGACGGCAACCCGGTGATCGCGGCACGGGTGGAGGCGCTGAAGGACGGCGCCCGGTCAGAACTCGCCACGCTGGACGCAATGGGCGGCGCCATTGCCGCCATCGACTACATGAAGGCGCGGCTGGTGGAATCGAACGCCACCCGCCTTGGCCGGGTGGAGACGGGCGAAACCATCGTCGTCGGCGTCAACCGCTGGCAGCAGGCCGAGCCCTCGCCGCTGCTGGGAAGCGATGGCGGCATCATGACGGTGGACCCGGCAGTGGAACAGGACCAGATCGCCCGGCTTGCCGAGTGGCGCCGCGGCCGCGACGGCGCGGCGGTGGCGGCGGCGCTGGCCGATCTGCGCGAGGCCGCCAGTGCCGGGCGCAACATCATGCCGGCCTCGGTGGCGGCGGCGAAGGCCGGGGCCACCACCGGCGAATGGGCGGGGGTGATGCGGCAGGTGCATGGCGAGTATCGCGGCCCCACCGGCGTGTCGCGCAGCCCCTCGAACCGGACCGAGGGGCTGGAGCCGATCCGCGAGGCGGTGGATGCCGTATCCTCCAAGCTGGGCCGCCGCCTGACCTTCCTTGTCGGCAAGCCGGGCCTTGATGGCCATTCCAACGGCGCCGAACAGATCGCCTTCCGCGCCCGCGATTGCGGGATGGAGATCAGCTATGACGGCATCCGCCTGACCCCCTCGCAGATCGTCGAGGCGGCGGCAGAGCGGCAGGCGCATGTGGTTGGCCTGTCGATCCTGTCGGGCAGCCACCTGCCGCTGATCGCCGAGGTGCTGGAGCGGATGGCAGAGGCGGGCCTCGGCCATGTGCCGCTGGTGGTGGGCGGGATCATCCCCGACGAGGACGCGGCCGCCCTGCTGGCGCAGGGGGTGGCCCGGGTCTATACGCCGAAGGATTTCGAGCTGAACCGGATCATGATGGATATCGTCGCGCTGGCGGAACCGGCGGCCGCGGCGGCGTAG
- a CDS encoding ATP-grasp fold amidoligase family protein: MGHPPQLDPPRTLNEKVTWRKLHVRDPLYAVISDKVALRGHLAAVLGAGRAAPLLTDLLGVSDRPTAEWLAGFGTGIAIKANHASGWNLFVREGETPDWETLARIARHWLRRRYGVRKQEWAYSQVRPRILVERLLTFPDGRLADDLKFWVFDGICRVQQIEHDRFGTPAQGIYDRDWKQFPLRLRADAGVAAPVPPPARLEELRALAEEIAAGHDYLRVDFLMTESRFALNELTIYRGSGMNRFVPDHYDREFGDLWTLGGLR; encoded by the coding sequence GTGGGCCACCCCCCGCAGCTTGATCCGCCGCGCACGCTGAACGAGAAGGTGACATGGCGCAAACTGCATGTCCGCGACCCACTCTATGCGGTGATCTCTGACAAGGTCGCCCTGCGCGGGCATCTGGCGGCCGTTCTTGGCGCCGGGCGTGCCGCGCCGCTGCTGACCGACCTGCTTGGCGTCAGCGACCGGCCGACCGCGGAATGGCTGGCGGGGTTCGGCACCGGCATTGCGATCAAGGCCAACCACGCCTCGGGCTGGAACCTGTTCGTGCGCGAGGGCGAGACACCCGACTGGGAGACGCTGGCGCGCATTGCCCGGCACTGGCTGCGGCGGCGCTACGGCGTGCGCAAGCAGGAATGGGCCTATTCGCAGGTGCGCCCCCGGATCCTCGTCGAGCGATTGCTGACCTTCCCGGACGGGCGGCTTGCCGACGATCTGAAGTTCTGGGTTTTCGACGGTATCTGCCGCGTGCAGCAGATCGAGCATGACCGCTTCGGCACGCCCGCGCAGGGGATCTATGACCGCGACTGGAAGCAGTTCCCGCTGCGGCTGCGCGCGGATGCCGGCGTGGCCGCACCGGTTCCGCCCCCCGCGCGGCTGGAGGAATTGCGCGCCCTGGCCGAAGAAATCGCGGCAGGGCACGACTATCTGCGGGTCGATTTCCTGATGACGGAAAGCCGCTTCGCGCTCAACGAGTTGACCATCTATCGCGGCAGCGGCATGAACCGTTTCGTGCCGGATCACTATGACCGGGAGTTCGGCGACCTGTGGACCTTGGGGGGCCTGCGATGA